The Megalobrama amblycephala isolate DHTTF-2021 linkage group LG13, ASM1881202v1, whole genome shotgun sequence genome contains a region encoding:
- the hormad1 gene encoding HORMA domain-containing protein 1, with amino-acid sequence MASEQKLRPVQSCQMLPDVVSTEQQSLVLVKKLLAIAVSSITYLRGLFPEKAYGPKYVGELKVLILQEHSCPGAQQIVQWLQGCFDALQRRYLRMVLLSIYCDPDNPQKVTECYQFKIKYTEKGPQMDFESKNGQSLTKMACDNTQKSSMLLVRKLYMLMQNLGPLPDDVCLNMKLFYYDEVTPQEYQPPGFKDDDNRTVIFEREPVNLTMGEVVTPFHSLRMNVTTERKRLDPPDDDDDDVEVCVSTKWSLKMFEDGTMSETSVQQECMTKENVITDAGIEYSETQENSQETHRNSKEDLTTGAKIDNLVKKTADLKVDARKTRSGRIFEPQISQLEFPLSQDPQPSAPKRRKVSVPK; translated from the exons ATGGCAAGTGAGCAGAAACTGCGCCCCGTCCAG agCTGTCAGATGTTGCCAGATGTGGTGTCCACCGAACAGCAGTCGCTGGTGCTTGTGAAAAAACTTCTAGCCATTGCTGTCTCAAGCATCACTTACCTCAGGGGTCTTTTCCCAGAAAAGGCTTATGGACCCAAATATGTGGGAG AGCTGAAAGTCCTGATATTGCAAGAGCATAGCTGTCCTGGTGCCCAGCAGATTGTGCAGTG GTTGCAGGGATGTTTTGATGCACTTCAAAGAAGATAT CTGCGCATGGTTCTTCTATCA ATTTACTGTGATCCAGACAatccacag AAAGTGACTGAATGTTACCAGTTCAAAATCAAATACACAGAGAAAGGACCTCAGATGGACTTTGAGAG CAAAAATGGGCAGAGCCTGACTAAAATGGCCTGTGACAACACCCAGAAATCCAGTATGCTGCTGGTGCGCAAACTTTACATGCTGATGCAAAATCTCGGCCCACTGCCTGACGACGTCTGCCTCAACATGAAACTCTTCTACTATGATGAGG TGACCCCTCAGGAGTATCAGCCACCTGGCTTTAAGGACGATGACAACAGGACAGTGATATTTGAGAGGGAACCAGTAAATCTGACCATGGGAGAGGTGGTCACACCTTTTCATAGCCTCAGAATGAACGTCACCACTGAGCGGAAGAGACTTGATCCG cctgatgatgatgatgatgatgtggaAGTATGTGTGAGTACAAAATGGTCTTTGAAAATGTTTGAGGATGGGACGATGTCTGAAACTTCAGTTCAGCAG GAGTGTATGACAAAGGAGAATGTCATCACTGATGCTGGCATTGAATACTCAG AAACTCAGGAGAACTCACAAGAGACTCACAGAAACAGCAAGGAGGATCTTACAACAGGTGCAAAG ATTGACAATCTGGTAAAGAAAACTGCTGATCTTAAGGTGGACGCCAGGAAGACCAGGAGTGGACGCATCTTTGAGCCTCAG ATCTCTCAGTTAGAGTTCCCGCTAAGCCAAGATCCCCAGCCATCTGCCCCAAAGAGGCGCAAAGTCAGTGTACCCAAATAA
- the ensab gene encoding endosulfine alpha b, with amino-acid sequence MSSDNQDTETHSEQVDETQESQDTNSNPVRSEEAKLKAKYPSLGQKPGGSDFLMKRLQKGQKYFDSGDYNMAKAKMKNKQLPAAAGPDKNIVTGDHIPTPQDLPQRKSSLVTSKLAG; translated from the exons ATGTCATCAGATAACCAGGACACGGAGACGCATTCGGAGCAGGTGGACGAGACTCAG GAATCTCAGGACACAAACTCAAACCCTGTGCGGTCAGAGGAGGCCAAGTTGAAAGCGAAGTATCCCAGCTTGGGTCAAAAGCCAGGTGGCTCTGACTTCCTGATGAAGAGACTGCAGAAAGGG CAAAAGTATTTTGACTCAGGAGATTACAACATGGCCAAGGCAAAGATGAAGAACAAACAGCTGCCTGCCGCAGCCGGTCCAGACAAGAACATCGTTACCGGGGATCACATTCCAACCCCACAAGACCTTCCGCAGAGAAAGTCCTCATTGGTTACAAGTAAACTGGCTGGCTAA